CTTGGTCAGCAGCCGCAGGCTGTCGACCTTCACACTCAACTCGCCGGTCTTGGTCTTGAACAGGACACCCTCGGCACCGAGGATGTCGCCCACATCCCAGCCCTTGAATTCCTGATAGCGGCCTTCGGGCAGGGCGTCGCGCTGCACGAACAGCTGGATGCGTCCGGACATGTCCAGCAACTGGGCGAAGCTGGCCTTGCCCATGACGCGCTTGGCCATCATGCGTCCGGCCACGCAGACGCGGATGGCGTTGTCGTCGAAGAACTCCGGCGCCTTGTCGCCGTACTCGGCGTGCAGTTCGGCGGCCACGACGTTGCGGCGGAAATCATTGGGGAAGGCCGCGCCCTGTTCGCGCAGCGCCTGCAGCTTGCGCCGGCGTTCGGCGATCAGGCGGTGTTCCTCTTCGCGGGTGTCGGTGGCGTTGGTCTCGTTGGCGTCGGTCATGGTCGATTCTGTCATCATTGAGAAAGAGAGGCTATTTAACCTTGGACGTCATCCCGGCGAAGGCCGGGATCCAGAACTCGCCGCGATCACTGGATTCCCGCCTTCGCGGGAATGACGGGAAGTTCTACAGGTCGGGTTAGTGCAGCGTAACCCGACATGCATGGCGGCGAATTCCGTCGGGTTACGCCCTGACGGGCTAACCCGACCTACGAAATTGTGAGTTGTCAGAGGCCGCTTTTCAGACTGGCCTCGATGAAGGGGTCCAGGTCGCCGTCCAGCACGGCCTGGGTGTTGCCCACCTCCACGCCGGTGCGCAGGTCCTTGATGCGCGACTGATCGAGCACATAGGAGCGGATCTGGCTGCCCCAGCCGATGTCGGATTTACTCTCCTCTACACTCTGCTGCTCGGCACGGCGCTTCTGCATCTCCATCTCGTACAGCTTGGCCTTGAGCTGCTTCATCGCCGAGGCGCGGTTCTTGTGCTGGGAGCGGTCGCTCTGACAGGCCACCACGATACCGCTGGGTTCGTGGGTGATGCGGATGGCGGACTCGGTGCGGTTGACGTGCTGGCCGCCGGCGCCGCTGGCGCGGTAGGTATCGACCCGCAGGTCGGCCGGATTGATGTCGATCTCGAAATCCTCGTCCACCTCGGGCGAGACGAACACCGAAGCGAAGGAGGTATGCCGCCGGTTGCCCGAATCATAGGGCGACTTGCGCACCAGCCGGTGCACCCCGGTCTCGGTGCGCAGCCAGCCGAAGGCATAGGGACCCTCGACCCTGACCGTGGCGCTCTTGATGCCGGCGACCTCGCCCTCGGAGGCCTCGACGATCTCGGTGGCAAAGCCGTGACGCTCGGCCCAGCGCAGATACATGCGCAGCAGCATCTCGGCCCAGTCCTGGGCCTCGGTGCCGCCGGAGCCGGCCTGGATATCCACGAAGGCATTGCTCTCGTCCATCTCGCCCGAGAACATGCGGCGGAATTCCATCGCCTCGACCTGCTTTTCCTGCTCGGCGACATCGGCCTCCACGGAACGGAAAGTCTCTTCGTCACCCTCCTCCGCGGCCAGTTCCGCCAGCTCGGCGGCATCGGTCAGCCGCCCGTCGAGTTCCTCCAGCGTGTGCACCACCTCGCTGAGCCGGGCGCGCTCCTGGCCCAACTGCTGGGCCTTTTCGGGCTCGTTCCAGACATTCGGGTCCTCGAGTTCGCGCTCGACCTCTTCCAGCCGCTCCTTCCTGCCGGCATAGTCAAAGATACCCCCTCAGGGACTCGCAGCGCCCTTGCAGATCCTTGATGCGGTTGATGACCGGATTGACTTCCAGCATGGTTCTCGATTCCTTGACTGATGAATTCCGCCCCGGGTCAGGGCCATATGCCCGTTTCCGGCAGTGAGTAGGATGGGTGAAGGCGCTCAGCGCCGTAACCCATCACCCGGCCCGGTGGACAGCGATGGGTTACGCTGCGCTTCACCCATCCTACTCACTGTTCCGCCCCGGCTCAGGAAGCGGCGATGCTGTTGGGATTCTCGCGCCGCTGGCGCACGGCCGCGGCCAGCTGTTCGAGCAGACCCACGGTCTCGTCCCAGCCGATGCAGGCATCGGTGATGCTCTGGCCGAAAACCAGTTCCCGGCCCGACACCACGTCCTGGCGGCCGCCCTTGAGATGGCTCTCGGCCATGATGCCGACGATGCGGCTGTCGCCGGCGGCGATCTGCCCGGCCACGTCCTCGCCCACGATGAGCTGACGCTTGTGCTGCTTCAGGCTGTTGGCATGACTGAAGTCCACCATCAGCCGCGGCGGCAGCCCGGCCGCTTCCAACTCCTGGCTGGCCTGGTCGATGCTCACGGCGTCGTAGTTGGGCTGCCTGCCCCCGCGCAGGATGATGTGACAGTCATCGTTGCCGCGGGTGGAGAAGATGGCCGAGTGCCCCTGCTTGGTCAGGGACAGGAAGTTATGCGGCTGCGAGGCCGAGCGGATGGCGTCGACCGCCACCCGCAAGGTGCCATCGGTGCCGTTCTTGAATCCGACCGGGCAGGACAGGCCGGAGGCCAGCTCACGGTGCACCTGGCTCTCGGTGGTGCGTGCCCCGATCGCGCCCCAACTGACCAGGTCGGCCACGTACTGGGGGCTGATCAGATCGAGGAACTCGGTCGCCGCCGGCACGCCCATCTCGTTCAGATCGCACAGCAGCTTGCGCGCCACGCGCAGCCCCTTGTTGATCTGGAAACTGCCGTCCAGGTCAGGGTCGTTGATCAGGCCCTTCCAGCCCACCGTGGTGCGCGGCTTCTCGAAATAGACCCGCATGACGACCAGCAGATCGTCGGACAGGGTGTCACGCATGACCTTGAGCCGGCGGGCGTATTCGATCGCCGCCGCCGGGTCGTGGATGGAACAGGGGCCGACAATGACCAGCAGCCGGCCGTCTTCGCCATGCAGTATGCGATGAATCGCCTCGCGGGTGGCGAACACCGTCTCCGAGGCGTTATCACTGATCGGATATTCCTCGTGTACCTGGGCGGGCGGACTGACTTCCCGGATCTCGCGGATGCGCAGATCGTCGGTGTGGTAATGCTTGTTCATCGGGGCGGTTTCCGGCGTTGGCACGGGCCTGCAGTGGTTGCGCTAAACCTCGCATTATCCCAGAAATCCGGCGCCCTGTCAGGCCGGAATGGCCGAGCGCAGGATGGGTGGAGCGAAGCGCAACCCATCGGTGCTCCGCGTGCGATGGGTTGCGGCGCGCAGCGCCTCCACCCATCCTGCCCGCGTAACAGGGGTGTCAGTCCTGTAGGTCGGGTTAGCCCGGCAGGGCGTAACCCGACAAATGCCGCGGAAGCCGTCGGGTTACGCTCCGCTAACCCGACCTACGGGAGTGCCGGGCAGATCAGTCCAGATCGAAGGAAGGCGGCGGCGGGTTGCCGTCGTGGATGCGGTTCCAGCGGTGCTGGCGGTAGGCCTCGCGGGTGAACAGATAGCCATCCAGCGCCGCGGTGTCGCGCACCCGACTGGCGCCGAGCAGGCGGGCCCGGGTGTCCACCACCCGCAGGGCGACCAGGCCGTACTTCCAGTTCTCGTCCTCGACATAATACAGCGGATTGAGATAGCCGTCGGGGACCATACCCACGGTGTCGCGCACCGTGCTCGGCCCCAGGAAGGGCAGCACCAGGTACCAGCCCTCGCCGAAGCCCCATCTGGCAAAGGTCTGGCCGAAATCCTCGTCGTGCCGGGGCAGCCCCATGGGTGTGGCGACATCGAACAACCCCAGCACGCCGAAGGTCGTATTGAAGATGAAGCGGGTGGAATCCCCAGCCCCCTGCTCGAACTTGCCCTGCAGGACCTGATTGGTCGCGGTCAGGGGTTCGCCCAGGTTGGAGTAGAAGTTGCTGACACGCCTGCGCGCCGGCGCCGGAACGTAATCCTGGTAACCCTGCGCCACCGGCTTGAGCAGGTAGCGGTCGAACTGCTCGTTGAACTGGTAGATGGCCCGGTTGACCGGCTCCAGCGGGTCACTGACCTCCTCTTCCGGCGCCATTACAGCACAGCCGGTGCTCAGCACGGCCGCCAGCAGAGGAAGGAAAAGGCGTGAGAGGAAAGGGCTGCAAGCTCCCTGCATTGTTGTTGTCTCCCCGGTGTACCACGGTCCTGCGTCGCACAACTGAACGGCAGGTTAGCAGAATTCTTGATTGGGAGACAGTTGAGGGAGGCGGGATTAACGCAGCGGACGCAAAGGCGCGGAGGCGCAATACATAAGAAAAAATGTCATGACCGTAGGATGGGTGAAGGCGCGTGCGCCGCAACCCATCGCTGGCGGTGGAAAATCGAATCGATGGGTTACGCTGCGCTCCACCCATCCTACGCGAGTTTGATTTGGTCGGGGCGAGAGGGTAAAGCCTGACCGTGCGTCCGGTGGACGCACGCAGCAGGCTGAACGCCCGCCGGGCCGGAAATCCGAACGCCCCATAAGAACAATCAACAGCCGAAGGCTGTAATACATTGATTTGGTCGGGGCGAGAGGGTGAGGGACGACCGTGCGTCCAGTGGACGCACGCAGCGGACCGAACGCCCGCAGGGCCGGAAATCCGAACGCCCCATAGAATAATTGACAGCCGAAGGCTGTAATACATTGATTTGGTCGGGGCGAGAGGATTCGAACCTCCGACCACCGCAACCCCATTGCGGTGCGCTACCAGACTGCGCTACGCCCCGTAAAAGAACGGCCTGCCCAGCGGGCAGGCCGCACATGATACCGATTTCCTTCGCCGGAGGGAACGTTCTTTGACACTTCCGTCATTGCGAGCGTAGCGTGGCAATCCCGTAATGAAGAATCAATCAGTTGGAGATTGCCGCGGCGCTACGCGCCTCGCAATGACGGGAATCAGTAATACCTCAGCGCTTGAGGATCTGCAGCAGTTCCTCGAGTTCCATGCGCATCTGGCGGATGATCTGCTGGCTCTGGTTGATATCGTCCCTGGCTTCGTCGCCGGACAGCCGCTGGCGTGCACCGCCGATGGTAAAGCCCTGTTCATACAACAGGCTGCGGATCTGGCGGATCATGATCACGTCATGGCGCTGGTAGTAGCGCCGGTTGCCGCGGCGCTTGACCGGCTTGAGCTGGGGGAATTCCTGCTCCCAGTAGCGCAGCACGTGCGGCTTCACACCGCACAGGTCACTGACCTCGCCGATGGTGAAATAACGCTTGCCGGGGATCGGGGGCAGTTCGTCGTTATTGCTCGCTTCCAGCATACGCCTCCACCCTCGACTTGAGTTTCTGGCCGGGCCGGAAGGTCACCACCCGCCGCGCGGTAATGGGAATCTCCTCGCCTGTCTTGGGGTTGCGGCCGGGGCGCTGGTTCTTGTCACGCAGGTCGAAATTACCGAACCCGGACAGCTTCACCTGGTGGCCGCTCTCGAGGGCGAGCCGCACCTCCTCGAAAAACATCTCCACCAGTTCCTTGGCCTCGCGCTTGTTCAGACCCAATTCTTCGAAAAGTCGTTCTGCCAGATCCGCCTTCGTCAACGCCATCGCTCTACTCTCTCAAGCTAGCTCCGAGATCCCGTTGCAGGGCCGTTGTCACTTCGTCCACGACCGCCTGCACGTCCTGATCGGTTAGTGTGCGTGAAGAATCCTGTAGAATCAAGCCTAAAGCGATGCTTTTTCGACCCGTTTCTATACCCTTGCCCTGGTAAACGTCAAACAGACGCAATTCCTTTAGCGTTTCGCCCGCCGCCAGGCGGATCCGCTCGGCCACCGCAGCCGCCGGCACCGCCTCGTCAACCAGCAGCGCCAGGTCGCGGCGGATGGCCGGGTAACGGGAAATCGGCTCGAAGGCTGCCTTGCGGCCTGTCGTCACTGGGGCAATTTCCAGTTCGAACAACTGGGTATCGGCAGGAAGTTCGAGTTCTTCTGCATGTCGTGGATGCAGGGTGCCGATCCAGCCCACCGAACGACCGTCGCACAGGACACGCGCCGAGCGGCCGGGGTGCAGCGCCGGATGCTGCGCGGCCTCGAAAGTGAAGGCCTCGAAGCGGCCGCCGAGACGCAGCAGCGCCTCCAGATCGGCCTTGGCGTCAAAGAAGTCCAGGTTCCCGTCAGCCACGCCCCACTGTTCCGGCAATGGCCGGCCACAGGCGACGCCTGCAATATATGATTCCTGTTTTATTTCATTATCTTCTGAAATAAAGTTAAGACCTGACTCGAATAATCGCACCCGCTCCTGCTGGCGCCGCAGGTTGTGCCCCAGCGCCCCGAGCAGCCCCGGCCAGAGCGAACTGCGCATCACCGCCAGATCGGCCGAAATCGGATTGGCCAGGGGGATGGGCTGACGGCCGGGCTCCAGGCGCCGCTGCAGGTCAGCGTCGACAAAGCTGTAGGTGATGGCCTCGCGGTAGCCGCGCTCGATCAGGCTCAGGCGCAGCCGGTTGAGCGGCACCTGCTCCTCGCGCTGCGGCGTCATCTGCAGCCGTCCGGCAGGCACCCGGCTGGGCAGCCGGTTGTAGCCGTGAACCCGGCCCAGTTCCTCGATCAGGTCGGCCTCGATGGCCAGGTCGAAACGGTGGCTGGGCGGGATGACCGACCAGTCCTCCCGCTCCGCATCCACGGCGCAGCCCAGCCCTTCCAGAATCCCGGCCACCTCGCCAGCCTTCAACTCGAAGCCGAGCAGGCGCCGGATGCGCTCGCTGCGCAGCCGGATGGCCGGTCTCCGCGGCAGGTGGGCGTCGCTGCAGACCTCGATCACCGGGCCGGGCCGGCCACCGCAGATATCGACCAGCAGCTGCGTGGCCCGATCCAGGGCGCGGAGCTGGAGTTCGGGATCCACACCGCGCTCGAAACGATAGGAAGAATCGGTCTGCAGGCCGTAGGCCCGCGCCCGCCCGGCAATATGCAGGGGATCGAAGAAGGCGCATTCCAGAAACACGTCGCGGGTGCTGTCGCTCACCCCGGAGCCTTCCCCGCCCATCACGCCGGCCAGGGCCAGCGGCTGGCGGGCGTCGGCGATCACCAGGGTGTCGGCGGCCAGCGCCACCTCGCGCCCGTCCAGCAGGGTGAGCTTCTCCCCCGCTTCGGCGAAGCGCACCCGGATACCGCCCTGCAGCCGCGCCAGATCGAAGCCGTGCATGGGCTGCCCCAGCTCCAGCAGCACATAGTTGGTGACGTCGATCACCGGCCCCAGCGGCCGGATACCGCCGCGGCGCAGCCGCTCCTGCAGCCACAGGGGGGTGACCGCCGCCGGATCGATGCCGCGGATCACCCGGCCCAGATAGCGCGGGCAGGCCGCCGGTGCGTCCACTGCCACCGGGAAGCTGTCCTCGACCTGCGTCGTGATCGGCGCGATGGCAGGCGGGGTCAGTTCGCAGTCATTGAGCAGCGCCACCTCGCGGGCGATGCCGGCCATGCCCAGGCAGTCGCCGCGGTTGGGGGTGAGATCGACCTCGATGATGCGGTCGTCGAGCTTGAGATAGTCGCGAATATCGGTCCCGAGCGGAGCGTCGGCAGGCAGCGCCATCAGCCCGGCATGCTCCTCGGACAGGCCCAGTTCGCGCGCCGAGCACAACATGCCGAAGGACTCCACCCCGCGCAGTTTGGCCTTCTTGATCTTCAGCCCGCCGGGCAGCCTGCCGCCGACCAGCGCCACCGGGGCGCGCATCCCCTGATGCACGTTGGGCGCCCCGCACACGATCTGCAGCGGATCACCGCCCTGCCCGGCCTCGACCCGGCACACGCGCAGCTTGTCCGCGTCCGGGTGCGGCGCGACCCCGACCACCTCGCCCACCACCACCGACTCGAACTCGCCGGCGGCCGGCTCGATCGAGTCGACCTCCAGCCCGGCCATGGTCAACTGCTCGGCCAGCTCCTTCGTGCCGACCGGCGGATCCACCCATTCACGCAACCACTGCTCGCTGACTTTCATTGTTTATCGTTCAGTTTGAATTGATTGATTGGATGGCCACGAAATCCACGAAAGTAATCATTGATTCGAGAAATCCTGCGTAGGTCGGGTTAGCCCGGCAGGGCGTAACCCGACGCGGTTCCCACCGTTGTGTCGGGTTACGCTGTCGCTAACCCGACCTACAGATTTAATGCTGGATACATTAATCATTTTCGTGGGTTTCGTGGATTTCGTGGCCATTACCCGAACTGCCGCAGAAACCGCAGATCGTTCTCGAAGAACAGCCGCAGGTCATTGACGCCGTAGCGCAGCATGGCCAGGCGCTCCACGCCCATGCCGAAGGCGAAGCCGGTGTACTGTTCGTTGTCGATGCCGACATGCTCGAACACCTTCGGGTGCACCATGCCGCAGCCCAGTACCTCCAGCCAGCCGGTGTGGCTGCACACCCGGCAGCCCTGGCCGTCGCACATGACGCATTCCATGTCCACCTCGGCCGAGGGTTCGGTGAAGGGGAAATAGGACGGGCGGAAACGCACGCCCAGGTCGCGCTCGAAGAAGTGCTTGAGAAAATCGTCCAGTATGCCCTTGAGATCGACGAAACTGACGTCGGTATCCACCATCAGGCCCTCGACCTGGTGGAACATGGGCGTGTGGGTCAGATCCGAATCGCAGCGATAGACCCGGCCCGGGGCGATGACGCGCAGCGGCGGCGTGCGGTTCTCCATCACCCGGATCTGCACCGGTGAGGTGTGGGTGCGCAGCACCCGGCCGTCCTCGAAGTAGAAGGTGTCGTGCATGGCGCGCGCCGGATGGTGGGCCGGGATGTTGAGCGCCTCAAAGTTGTGATAGTCGTCCTCGATCTCGGGACCGAGGGCGACCTCGAAGCCCAGCCCCGCGAACAGCGCCTCGATGCGCTCCAGGGTGCGGGTGACCGGATGCAGGCCGCCGCCGACCTGACCGCGACCCGGCAGGGTGACGTCGAGGGTCTCCCCGGCCAGACGGCGGTCGAGCTCGGCCTGCTGCAGCTCGCCCTTGCGCGCCTCGATGGCCTGCTGCACCGTCTCCTTGGCCTGGTTGATCACCTGGCCGGCCTGTTTGCGCTCTTCCGGCGGCAGCTGCCCGAGCTGCTTGAGCTGGGCGGTGAGCAGGCCCTTCTTGCCCAGGTACTGGACGCGGACATCATCCAGGGCGCGCAGGCTGTCGGCGGCGGCGACTGCGTCCAGAGCCTGTCGGGGCAGCTTGTCGATATCATCCTGCACGGGGGCGGATTCTCCTGTGTTGTTCTTTCAGCCTGAAACCTCAACGCAGAGGCGCAAAGGCGCAGAAATCGGATTGTTGAACCCGTCATCCCGGCGCAGGCCGGGATCCAGATACCGCTGCGGTCAATGGATTCCGGCCTGCGCCGGAATGACGGGAAATTAATTGACCCGATTATTCTTTGCGTTCTCTGCGCCTCGGCGTCTCTGCGTTGAGATCTTTCTGTCCGATCCAATCACCACGAAGAAAAAAGGGAAGGCACTACCGGCCTTCCCTTTTTGACTTGCCGCTGTCCGGCGACGCGTCGCCGTGAAAGCGTTCGCGGCCTCAGGCCGCCAGGTTGGCCTTGGCCTGCTCGGCGATCCTGGCGAAGGCCGCCTTGTCCTGCACGGCGATGTCGGCCAGCACCTTGCGATCGATCTCGATCTCGGCCTTCTTCAGGCCATTGATCAGTCGGCTGTAGGACAGACCGTTCTCGCGCGCGGCGGCGTTGATGCGCGCGATCCACAGGGCGCGGAACTGGCGCTTGCGCTGACGGCGGTCGCGATAGGCGTACTGGCCGGCCTTGATGACGGCCTGCTTGGCCACGCGGAAGACCTTGCGGCGGGCACCGTAGTAGCCCTTGGCCTTCTTCATGATCTTGTTGTGACGCTTGCGGGCTATCACACCACGTTTGACTCGTGCCATGGCTGATTACCTCCCGCTCACTTGAAGGGCAGCATCTGTTTGACTGCCGCCACATCCGCTTCGTGGATGTAGGCAGGGCTGCCAAGCTGACGCTTCCGCTTGCTGCTTTTCTTGGTCAGGATATGACGGCGATGGGACTGGAATCGCTTGAAACCGCCCTTGGCCGTCCGCTTGAAGCGCTTCGCGGCGCCCCGGTTGGACTTCATCTTCGGCATTGTGAATGCACTCCGTATTTGCAGGTCGCCCATCGGCGCCTGGAACATTGAACAAAAGCGATCGCGCGATCGCTCACTTTTTCGGGGACATGACCATGACCATCTGGCGACCTTCCATCTTCGGGAACTGCTCGACTGTGCCGTACTCTTCCAGGTCGGTCTTGACCCGTTCCAGCAAGTCGCGCCCGAGATCCTGGTGCGCCATCTCACGGCCGCGGAAGCGCAGGGTCACCTTGACCCTGTCCCCTTCCTCTAGGAAACGTATCAGGTTGCGGAGTTTGACCCGATAATCCCCTATGTCGGTGCCAGGCCGGAACTTGATCTCCTTGACCTGGACCTGCTTCTGCTTCTTCCTGGCGGACTGTTGCTTCTTCTGCTGATCGAACCGGAACTTGCCGTAATCCATGAGACGGCAGACCGGCGGCTCGGCATTGGGAGAAATCTCCACCAGATCGAGACTGGCTTCATCGGCCATTTCCAGCGCCCTGGCGATGGGAACCACGCCGATCTGTTCACCATCCTCTGCAACCAGCCGCACTTCCTGTGCCGTTATCTTCTCATTGATCCGGTGCTGCTCTTTTGGTTTAGCGATATCTCAGTCCTCCACTTGCATAACAATTCGGCCGTGGCTCGTGACCTCGGCGGCGAGACGTTCTGCGAACGTCTCCAGGGACATAGTGCCCAGATCCTTGCCGCCGCGGGTACGCACAGCCACGGTACCGGTTTCTGCCTCGCGGTCCCCCACCACCAGGAGGTAGGGCACACGCTGCAGTGTGTGCTCGCGGATTTTAAAGCCGATTTTCTCGTTTCTCAAGTCGGAAATGACCCGGATACCCTGATTTTGCAGGAATTCTTCTGCCCGATGGACAAAATCCGCCTGCCGGTCGGTGATATTGAGCAAAACCGCCTGCACCGGCGCCAGCCAGGTGGGGAATTTTCCCTCGTAGTGCTCGATCAGGATGCCGATGAAGCGCTCCAGCGAGCCCAGGATGGCCCGGTGCAGCATCACCGGGACCTGCTTGCTGCCGTCCTCGGCGATATAGGCCGCCCCCAGCCGGGCCGGCATGGAGAAATCCAGCTGGATGGTGCCCAGCTGCCAGACCCGGCCCAGGCAGTCCTTGAGCGAAAACTCGATCTTGGGACCGTAGAAGGCGCCCTCACCCGGCTGCAGTTCCCACTCCAGGTGCTTGTGGTTGAGCGCGTCCTCCAGGGCCTGTTCGGCCTTGTCCCACAGGGCGTCCTCGCCGACCCGCTGCTCGGGCCGGGTGGAGAGCTTGATCAGCACCTCCTCGAAGCCGAAGTCGCGGTAGACCTCGAACAGCAGGTCGATGAAGGCCGAGACCTCCTCCAGGATCTGCCCCTCGGTGCAGAAGATGTGGGCGTCGTCCTGGACGAAGCCACGCACCCGCATCAGGCCGTGCAGGGTGCCGGAGGGCTCGTTGCGGTGGCAGGAACCGAACTCGGCCAGGCGCAGCGGCAGGTCGCGGTAGCTCTTCAGCCCGTGGTTGTAGATCTGGATGTGGGCCGGGCAGTTCATCGGCTTGACCGCGTAGTCGCGGTTCTCCGAATGGGTGGTGAACATCATGTCCTGGAACTTCTCCCAGTGCCCGGACTTCTCCCACAGCGTGCGGTCGATCACCGAGGGGGTGTGCACCTCCTGGTAGCCGTGGCGGCGCAGCTTGTCGCGGATATAGTCCTGGATGCCCAGATACACCTGCCAGCCGCGGTCGTGCCAGAACACCATGCCCGGCGCTTCTTCC
This sequence is a window from Thiohalobacter thiocyanaticus. Protein-coding genes within it:
- the prfB gene encoding peptide chain release factor 2 (programmed frameshift), giving the protein MLEVNPVINRIKDLQGRCESLRGYLDYAGRKERLEEVERELEDPNVWNEPEKAQQLGQERARLSEVVHTLEELDGRLTDAAELAELAAEEGDEETFRSVEADVAEQEKQVEAMEFRRMFSGEMDESNAFVDIQAGSGGTEAQDWAEMLLRMYLRWAERHGFATEIVEASEGEVAGIKSATVRVEGPYAFGWLRTETGVHRLVRKSPYDSGNRRHTSFASVFVSPEVDEDFEIDINPADLRVDTYRASGAGGQHVNRTESAIRITHEPSGIVVACQSDRSQHKNRASAMKQLKAKLYEMEMQKRRAEQQSVEESKSDIGWGSQIRSYVLDQSRIKDLRTGVEVGNTQAVLDGDLDPFIEASLKSGL
- the aroG gene encoding 3-deoxy-7-phosphoheptulonate synthase AroG produces the protein MNKHYHTDDLRIREIREVSPPAQVHEEYPISDNASETVFATREAIHRILHGEDGRLLVIVGPCSIHDPAAAIEYARRLKVMRDTLSDDLLVVMRVYFEKPRTTVGWKGLINDPDLDGSFQINKGLRVARKLLCDLNEMGVPAATEFLDLISPQYVADLVSWGAIGARTTESQVHRELASGLSCPVGFKNGTDGTLRVAVDAIRSASQPHNFLSLTKQGHSAIFSTRGNDDCHIILRGGRQPNYDAVSIDQASQELEAAGLPPRLMVDFSHANSLKQHKRQLIVGEDVAGQIAAGDSRIVGIMAESHLKGGRQDVVSGRELVFGQSITDACIGWDETVGLLEQLAAAVRQRRENPNSIAAS
- a CDS encoding MlaA family lipoprotein; translated protein: MAPEEEVSDPLEPVNRAIYQFNEQFDRYLLKPVAQGYQDYVPAPARRRVSNFYSNLGEPLTATNQVLQGKFEQGAGDSTRFIFNTTFGVLGLFDVATPMGLPRHDEDFGQTFARWGFGEGWYLVLPFLGPSTVRDTVGMVPDGYLNPLYYVEDENWKYGLVALRVVDTRARLLGASRVRDTAALDGYLFTREAYRQHRWNRIHDGNPPPPSFDLD
- a CDS encoding MerR family transcriptional regulator — translated: MLEASNNDELPPIPGKRYFTIGEVSDLCGVKPHVLRYWEQEFPQLKPVKRRGNRRYYQRHDVIMIRQIRSLLYEQGFTIGGARQRLSGDEARDDINQSQQIIRQMRMELEELLQILKR
- the ihfA gene encoding integration host factor subunit alpha; the protein is MALTKADLAERLFEELGLNKREAKELVEMFFEEVRLALESGHQVKLSGFGNFDLRDKNQRPGRNPKTGEEIPITARRVVTFRPGQKLKSRVEAYAGSEQ
- the pheT gene encoding phenylalanine--tRNA ligase subunit beta → MKVSEQWLREWVDPPVGTKELAEQLTMAGLEVDSIEPAAGEFESVVVGEVVGVAPHPDADKLRVCRVEAGQGGDPLQIVCGAPNVHQGMRAPVALVGGRLPGGLKIKKAKLRGVESFGMLCSARELGLSEEHAGLMALPADAPLGTDIRDYLKLDDRIIEVDLTPNRGDCLGMAGIAREVALLNDCELTPPAIAPITTQVEDSFPVAVDAPAACPRYLGRVIRGIDPAAVTPLWLQERLRRGGIRPLGPVIDVTNYVLLELGQPMHGFDLARLQGGIRVRFAEAGEKLTLLDGREVALAADTLVIADARQPLALAGVMGGEGSGVSDSTRDVFLECAFFDPLHIAGRARAYGLQTDSSYRFERGVDPELQLRALDRATQLLVDICGGRPGPVIEVCSDAHLPRRPAIRLRSERIRRLLGFELKAGEVAGILEGLGCAVDAEREDWSVIPPSHRFDLAIEADLIEELGRVHGYNRLPSRVPAGRLQMTPQREEQVPLNRLRLSLIERGYREAITYSFVDADLQRRLEPGRQPIPLANPISADLAVMRSSLWPGLLGALGHNLRRQQERVRLFESGLNFISEDNEIKQESYIAGVACGRPLPEQWGVADGNLDFFDAKADLEALLRLGGRFEAFTFEAAQHPALHPGRSARVLCDGRSVGWIGTLHPRHAEELELPADTQLFELEIAPVTTGRKAAFEPISRYPAIRRDLALLVDEAVPAAAVAERIRLAAGETLKELRLFDVYQGKGIETGRKSIALGLILQDSSRTLTDQDVQAVVDEVTTALQRDLGASLRE
- the pheS gene encoding phenylalanine--tRNA ligase subunit alpha, coding for MDKLPRQALDAVAAADSLRALDDVRVQYLGKKGLLTAQLKQLGQLPPEERKQAGQVINQAKETVQQAIEARKGELQQAELDRRLAGETLDVTLPGRGQVGGGLHPVTRTLERIEALFAGLGFEVALGPEIEDDYHNFEALNIPAHHPARAMHDTFYFEDGRVLRTHTSPVQIRVMENRTPPLRVIAPGRVYRCDSDLTHTPMFHQVEGLMVDTDVSFVDLKGILDDFLKHFFERDLGVRFRPSYFPFTEPSAEVDMECVMCDGQGCRVCSHTGWLEVLGCGMVHPKVFEHVGIDNEQYTGFAFGMGVERLAMLRYGVNDLRLFFENDLRFLRQFG
- the rplT gene encoding 50S ribosomal protein L20; the protein is MARVKRGVIARKRHNKIMKKAKGYYGARRKVFRVAKQAVIKAGQYAYRDRRQRKRQFRALWIARINAAARENGLSYSRLINGLKKAEIEIDRKVLADIAVQDKAAFARIAEQAKANLAA
- the rpmI gene encoding 50S ribosomal protein L35; the protein is MPKMKSNRGAAKRFKRTAKGGFKRFQSHRRHILTKKSSKRKRQLGSPAYIHEADVAAVKQMLPFK
- the infC gene encoding translation initiation factor IF-3 gives rise to the protein MAKPKEQHRINEKITAQEVRLVAEDGEQIGVVPIARALEMADEASLDLVEISPNAEPPVCRLMDYGKFRFDQQKKQQSARKKQKQVQVKEIKFRPGTDIGDYRVKLRNLIRFLEEGDRVKVTLRFRGREMAHQDLGRDLLERVKTDLEEYGTVEQFPKMEGRQMVMVMSPKK
- the thrS gene encoding threonine--tRNA ligase, whose amino-acid sequence is MPTITLPDGSQRSYEHPVTVGDVAADIGPGLARAALAGRVEGRMVDLSHTIDQDAELAIVTSRDEDALELLRHDAAHVMAQAVQELYPGTQVTIGPAIEDGFYYDFARDEPFTPEDLKQIEARMQEIVKRDLPIQREVWDRDEAIRTFESIGETYKAEIIRAIPGDEAISVYRQGDWFDVCRGPHLPSTGRLGQGFKLMKLAGAYWRGDSDNEMLQRIYGTAWRDKKELKAYLKRLEEAEKRDHRKLGKAMDLFHTQEEAPGMVFWHDRGWQVYLGIQDYIRDKLRRHGYQEVHTPSVIDRTLWEKSGHWEKFQDMMFTTHSENRDYAVKPMNCPAHIQIYNHGLKSYRDLPLRLAEFGSCHRNEPSGTLHGLMRVRGFVQDDAHIFCTEGQILEEVSAFIDLLFEVYRDFGFEEVLIKLSTRPEQRVGEDALWDKAEQALEDALNHKHLEWELQPGEGAFYGPKIEFSLKDCLGRVWQLGTIQLDFSMPARLGAAYIAEDGSKQVPVMLHRAILGSLERFIGILIEHYEGKFPTWLAPVQAVLLNITDRQADFVHRAEEFLQNQGIRVISDLRNEKIGFKIREHTLQRVPYLLVVGDREAETGTVAVRTRGGKDLGTMSLETFAERLAAEVTSHGRIVMQVED